A stretch of Hippoglossus hippoglossus isolate fHipHip1 chromosome 20, fHipHip1.pri, whole genome shotgun sequence DNA encodes these proteins:
- the LOC117753756 gene encoding transmembrane protein 200C-like isoform X1 produces MIATGGLLRINARRQDSLRNKTHKPHTHKKSKKKRKSEVVVVKGKLKLCSLSGLVAALGVLVLLGGVVMATLGYWPRDGLLFRAQPQEGAAMASVSSISSTPAPTQGGERGEELQREEGNDGGGGADDTLNQTETINRTSQHLPRSFVDDFLDRYLYSDRLKVFGPLIMGIGIFLFICANAVLHENRDKKTKVINLRDIYSTVIDLHSLRRPHPSSSARRSSTNPLNGLINYIQSKSLESKPSSYPASLMSRREGGGGGGGGGALSRQQLLGSSGGGGGGGDRGGGSVFSIYQDTPPLDSSSHILPLPTSFSPLPPPLQRGGLSFFTLPLRRPPPATPRRRHSARARTGGGEDECLPRPLSYCTTPSPRPLQEAPLAASCSSSSLHRGAPGGSQALFLSFSSLTPSHLSLSSLSHLLSPSSLPMKDPPCRRQSLPTGSVTIGYRKLTQGEVASFESTEMTSLHPVTSQKSEEMTSQRKYSNREKLRMITQLMRHDDQSGADSLTDITTLHS; encoded by the exons ATGATCGCGACTGGCGGCCTCCTGCGAATCAACGCCCGGCGTCAGGACTCactgagaaacaaaacacacaaaccacacacacacaagaagagcaagaagaagag AAAGagtgaggtggtggtggtgaagggGAAGTTGAAGCTGTGCTCGCTGTCGGGTCTTGTGGCGGCACTCGGTGTTCTAGTCCTGCTGGGGGGTGTGGTCATGGCAACTCTGGGCTATTGGCCCCGAGATGGACTGTTGTTCAGAGCTCAGCCACAGGAGGGCGCTGCGATGGCCTCAGTGTCGTCCATCAGCTCCACACCTGCACCTACTCAG ggaggagagaggggggaggagctccagagagaagagggaaacgatggagggggaggagctgaCGACACTTTGAACCAGACGGAAACCATCAATAGGACGAGCCAACACCTTCCAAGAAGCTTTGTGGACGATTTTCTGGACAG GTATCTGTACTCTGATAGGCTGAAGGTCTTCGGTCCTCTCATCATGGGCATTGGtatttttctcttcatctgtGCGAACGCTGTCCTTCACGAGAACCGGGACAAGAAGACGAAGGTCATCAACCTGCGCGACATTTACTCGACCGTTATCGACCTCCACAGCCTCCGCCgaccccacccctcctcctccgcccgcCGCTCTTCAACCAATCCCCTCAATGGTCTCATTAACTACATCCAATCAAAGAGCCTGGAGAGTAAACCCAGTTCTTATCCTGCGTCCCTGATGAGCAGGAgggagggtggtggtggaggaggaggagggggagcgtTGTCAAGGCAACAGTTGCTTggcagcagcggaggaggcGGTGGGGGCGGTGATAGGGGAGGAGGCTCTGTGTTCAGTATCTACCAGGATACCCCTCCCCTCGACTCCTCCTCCCACATATTACCCCTCCCCACCAGCTTCAGCCCGCTTCCCCCTCCCCTACAGAGGGGGGGGCTCAGCTTCTTCACCTTACCTTTACGCCGCCCGCCCCCCGCCACCCCCCGCCGGAGGCACTCAGCACGGGCCAGGACAGGGGGAGGTGAGGATGAATGTCTACCACGCCCACTAAGCTACTGCACCACCCCTTCACCCCGACCCCTCCAGGAGGCGCCGTTAGCagcttcctgcagttcctccaGCCTCCACAGGGGAGCACCAGGAGGCTCCCAggccctcttcctctccttctcctccctcaccccctcccacctgtctctctcctccctgtctcacctcctctccccctcctccctcccgaTGAAAGACCCTCCTTGCAGGAGGCAGAGCCTGCCGACCGGGAGCGTCACCATTGGTTACAGGAAACTGACACAAGGAGAGGTTGCATCCTTTGAGTCGACAGAGATGACATCATTACACCCTGTGACCTCACAGAAGTCagaggaaatgacatcacagaggaagtactcaaacagGGAGAAGCTGAGGATGATCACTCAGCTGATGAGACATGATGACCAATCAGGAgctgactcactgactgacaTTACAACTCTGCACTCGTGA
- the LOC117753756 gene encoding transmembrane protein 200C-like isoform X2, producing MATLGYWPRDGLLFRAQPQEGAAMASVSSISSTPAPTQGGERGEELQREEGNDGGGGADDTLNQTETINRTSQHLPRSFVDDFLDRYLYSDRLKVFGPLIMGIGIFLFICANAVLHENRDKKTKVINLRDIYSTVIDLHSLRRPHPSSSARRSSTNPLNGLINYIQSKSLESKPSSYPASLMSRREGGGGGGGGGALSRQQLLGSSGGGGGGGDRGGGSVFSIYQDTPPLDSSSHILPLPTSFSPLPPPLQRGGLSFFTLPLRRPPPATPRRRHSARARTGGGEDECLPRPLSYCTTPSPRPLQEAPLAASCSSSSLHRGAPGGSQALFLSFSSLTPSHLSLSSLSHLLSPSSLPMKDPPCRRQSLPTGSVTIGYRKLTQGEVASFESTEMTSLHPVTSQKSEEMTSQRKYSNREKLRMITQLMRHDDQSGADSLTDITTLHS from the exons ATGGCAACTCTGGGCTATTGGCCCCGAGATGGACTGTTGTTCAGAGCTCAGCCACAGGAGGGCGCTGCGATGGCCTCAGTGTCGTCCATCAGCTCCACACCTGCACCTACTCAG ggaggagagaggggggaggagctccagagagaagagggaaacgatggagggggaggagctgaCGACACTTTGAACCAGACGGAAACCATCAATAGGACGAGCCAACACCTTCCAAGAAGCTTTGTGGACGATTTTCTGGACAG GTATCTGTACTCTGATAGGCTGAAGGTCTTCGGTCCTCTCATCATGGGCATTGGtatttttctcttcatctgtGCGAACGCTGTCCTTCACGAGAACCGGGACAAGAAGACGAAGGTCATCAACCTGCGCGACATTTACTCGACCGTTATCGACCTCCACAGCCTCCGCCgaccccacccctcctcctccgcccgcCGCTCTTCAACCAATCCCCTCAATGGTCTCATTAACTACATCCAATCAAAGAGCCTGGAGAGTAAACCCAGTTCTTATCCTGCGTCCCTGATGAGCAGGAgggagggtggtggtggaggaggaggagggggagcgtTGTCAAGGCAACAGTTGCTTggcagcagcggaggaggcGGTGGGGGCGGTGATAGGGGAGGAGGCTCTGTGTTCAGTATCTACCAGGATACCCCTCCCCTCGACTCCTCCTCCCACATATTACCCCTCCCCACCAGCTTCAGCCCGCTTCCCCCTCCCCTACAGAGGGGGGGGCTCAGCTTCTTCACCTTACCTTTACGCCGCCCGCCCCCCGCCACCCCCCGCCGGAGGCACTCAGCACGGGCCAGGACAGGGGGAGGTGAGGATGAATGTCTACCACGCCCACTAAGCTACTGCACCACCCCTTCACCCCGACCCCTCCAGGAGGCGCCGTTAGCagcttcctgcagttcctccaGCCTCCACAGGGGAGCACCAGGAGGCTCCCAggccctcttcctctccttctcctccctcaccccctcccacctgtctctctcctccctgtctcacctcctctccccctcctccctcccgaTGAAAGACCCTCCTTGCAGGAGGCAGAGCCTGCCGACCGGGAGCGTCACCATTGGTTACAGGAAACTGACACAAGGAGAGGTTGCATCCTTTGAGTCGACAGAGATGACATCATTACACCCTGTGACCTCACAGAAGTCagaggaaatgacatcacagaggaagtactcaaacagGGAGAAGCTGAGGATGATCACTCAGCTGATGAGACATGATGACCAATCAGGAgctgactcactgactgacaTTACAACTCTGCACTCGTGA
- the LOC117753764 gene encoding lethal(3)malignant brain tumor-like protein 1: MRRELSVLPGGGAVSGGSSTRKEPKKKKMKNKVSSTQAESGLQAALHQSVFLSAMSPQPGRDLSLCWEQHRKLLPGVTRVHAESVQHWSVQQVSDFIQSIPGCENQVKQFRDEQIDGRAFLLLTQRDIVRIMSIKLGPALKIYNSILMFKHITSQSHTENRSQSHTEDTCR, from the exons ATGCGCAGAGAGCTGTCAGTGCTTCCGGGTGGTGGAGCTGTCAGCGGCGGATCCTCGACACG AAAAgaaccaaagaagaagaagatgaagaataAAGTTAGCAGCACTCAAG CAGAGTCTGGTCTGCAGGCGGCGCTACACCAGTCTGTCTTCCTGTCAGCCATGTCACCGCAGCCCGGCCGCGACCTGTCTCTCTGCTGGGAGCAACACCGCAAACTGCTGCCAGGAGTCACCAGAGTCCACGCAGAGTCCGTCCAACACTGGAGCGTCCAACAG gTGTCAGATTTCATTCAGTCCATCCCCGGTTGTGAAAACCAGGTGAAACAGTTCAGAGATGAG CAAATTGATGGGCGGGCCTTCCTCCTGCTCACTCAGCGTGACATTGTGAGGATCATGTCAATCAAACTTGGTCCCGCGCTCAAGATTTACAACTCAATCCTCATGTTCAAACACATCACCAGCCAATCACACACTGAGAACAGGAGCCAatcacacactgaggacaccTGCAGGTAA